A genome region from Zestosphaera sp. includes the following:
- a CDS encoding aspartate/glutamate racemase family protein, with translation MTQPKILVLNPVNTDVWNEITLNYVKKVVSPEVEVSVRSLSRGPPAIESEYDRDLAAPYVIEEVVKAAEEGFHAVVINCFDDPGLRASRETSKILVLGIGETSLTVATLLGYRIAVISTGSRYSKTAYYRKAIELGIDKRVVYASGIDVRVLDLRKDLSTVKKALLDEARKAINDFNVEVIVLGCSGLIGLSEELSELLGIPVIDPTLVTVKIAEAMIRLKLRHYTHKY, from the coding sequence ATGACTCAACCTAAAATACTAGTATTAAACCCCGTCAACACTGACGTATGGAATGAAATCACTCTAAATTACGTTAAGAAAGTAGTCTCGCCTGAAGTTGAGGTGTCAGTAAGGTCCTTAAGTAGAGGGCCTCCAGCCATAGAGAGTGAGTATGACAGAGACTTAGCAGCTCCATACGTGATAGAAGAGGTGGTTAAGGCGGCTGAAGAAGGTTTCCACGCAGTAGTTATTAACTGCTTCGACGACCCAGGTCTCAGAGCATCTAGAGAAACCTCAAAAATTCTCGTGTTAGGTATTGGTGAAACCTCACTCACTGTAGCTACTCTACTAGGTTACAGGATTGCAGTCATATCTACGGGGAGCAGATACTCTAAAACTGCTTACTACAGAAAAGCCATTGAGTTAGGAATTGATAAGAGAGTGGTTTATGCTTCAGGCATAGACGTGAGAGTACTAGATTTAAGGAAAGACTTAAGTACTGTGAAGAAAGCCCTCCTAGATGAAGCTAGGAAAGCGATCAACGACTTCAACGTAGAGGTGATAGTGTTGGGTTGTAGTGGACTTATAGGATTAAGCGAGGAACTATCAGAACTTCTTGGAATTCCAGTTATAGACCCAACACTAGTAACTGTGAAGATTGCTGAAGCGATGATTAGGCTGAAGTTAAGACACTATACACACAAATATTGA
- a CDS encoding ASKHA domain-containing protein has protein sequence MKVELVKPDNSRTLLELLRDKGINIRSDCGGSGVCGKCVIKVLTGAFSESSLSELRLLGDQMLREGFRLACQTRLASSRALIEIPELSLATSFKSADVGFEKPFKLSPLVRKYFLKISPPSLEDQKSDLSRLSSHQEVSRVSLRLLRLLPKVLRECGWEVTVTLRGKELLDIECGNKENNLYGLAIDVGTSRVVAHLLDLSSGDTLAVASSPNPQQVFGSDVMSRIAHAIGNVEYLEKLRQDIITSINELLRKASSSAGVRPENIYEIVVVGNTVMTHLLLGVDPRTLGIAPYTPVFTQGLEFRSNEVGIRANPNSYVYVAPSIAGFVGGDAVADALAVGLDECVEPCVLLDIGTNTEVLVSNGVEIYATSAPAGPAFEGFGTRHGVRAVDGAVSKIFMYFNEFSGDYDVRYEVIGRVKPLGICGSAYIDALAHLYKHKIIDERGRFKDVASKRLKKGVEHKFVIVWSSESGTGEDIAIYSEDIESILLAKAAIASATQLILKKAGLTPEEVGRVFIAGSFGTSLNVENAAIIGLIPRVWISKTTFVGNTAISGAKLILKSSEAREKAGEIARKTKYVEISADKEFTKIYVKNLFLPP, from the coding sequence CTGAAGGTAGAGCTAGTTAAACCCGACAACAGCAGGACACTCCTCGAACTACTCAGAGATAAAGGTATTAACATCAGGTCTGACTGCGGTGGGTCGGGAGTATGCGGTAAGTGCGTTATTAAGGTTTTAACAGGAGCATTCTCAGAAAGTAGTTTGAGCGAACTCAGGCTCCTCGGAGATCAGATGCTTAGAGAAGGTTTCAGGCTAGCTTGCCAGACACGCCTAGCCAGCAGCAGAGCCTTAATAGAGATTCCTGAGTTAAGCCTTGCAACATCATTTAAATCTGCTGACGTAGGTTTTGAGAAACCTTTTAAGCTCTCTCCACTAGTACGTAAGTATTTTCTTAAGATATCGCCTCCTAGCTTAGAAGACCAGAAGTCTGACTTAAGTAGGCTCTCAAGCCACCAGGAGGTGTCTAGAGTCTCTTTAAGGCTACTTAGACTGCTCCCTAAAGTCCTTAGAGAGTGTGGGTGGGAAGTCACAGTAACATTGAGAGGTAAGGAACTACTAGATATTGAGTGCGGGAACAAGGAAAACAACTTATATGGTTTAGCGATTGACGTAGGTACTTCTAGAGTCGTTGCACACTTACTCGACTTAAGTAGTGGGGATACGCTAGCCGTAGCTTCTTCACCAAATCCTCAGCAAGTCTTCGGGTCAGACGTCATGTCGAGGATAGCTCACGCTATAGGCAACGTAGAGTATCTTGAGAAACTACGTCAAGACATCATCACCTCAATCAACGAGTTACTACGTAAGGCGTCTTCTAGCGCTGGAGTAAGACCTGAGAACATATACGAGATCGTGGTCGTAGGCAATACAGTGATGACACACTTACTCTTAGGGGTAGACCCCCGCACTCTAGGGATTGCTCCCTACACCCCCGTATTTACTCAAGGACTTGAGTTCAGGTCTAATGAAGTAGGTATTAGAGCCAACCCTAACAGCTACGTCTACGTAGCTCCAAGTATTGCAGGGTTTGTCGGCGGAGATGCTGTAGCAGACGCTCTAGCCGTAGGACTTGATGAGTGTGTGGAACCCTGCGTCTTGCTAGACATAGGAACAAACACTGAAGTTTTAGTTAGTAATGGTGTGGAAATATACGCTACTTCAGCACCTGCGGGACCAGCATTCGAGGGTTTCGGGACTAGACATGGTGTGAGAGCCGTTGATGGGGCTGTATCGAAGATATTCATGTACTTTAATGAGTTTTCAGGTGATTACGATGTTCGTTATGAGGTGATAGGCCGTGTGAAGCCACTAGGTATTTGTGGTTCGGCTTATATCGACGCGTTAGCACACCTCTACAAACACAAGATCATTGACGAGAGAGGGAGGTTTAAAGACGTAGCTTCTAAGAGGCTCAAGAAGGGGGTAGAACATAAGTTCGTGATAGTGTGGAGTAGTGAGTCGGGTACTGGCGAAGACATAGCTATCTATAGTGAAGACATAGAGTCTATCTTACTCGCTAAAGCTGCTATAGCTTCAGCAACTCAGCTAATATTGAAGAAAGCAGGCTTAACACCTGAAGAAGTAGGGAGAGTCTTTATAGCAGGGTCTTTCGGCACGAGCTTGAATGTAGAGAATGCAGCAATAATAGGGTTAATCCCTAGAGTCTGGATAAGCAAGACAACCTTCGTAGGGAATACAGCAATAAGTGGAGCAAAACTAATTCTGAAATCAAGTGAAGCTAGGGAGAAAGCAGGAGAAATAGCTCGAAAAACGAAATACGTGGAAATCTCAGCAGATAAAGAATTTACTAAAATTTACGTCAAGAACTTATTCTTACCACCTTAA
- a CDS encoding corrinoid protein yields MSIEGLKGKLYGAVIEGDPERALSYAQELLTSGLDVRQIVSEVLAPAMRAAGEMYEKGEYFIADLIASAEAFKQVFDNILKPTLASSAVSKGVVAVFGTVRGDIHELGKNIAKALFEAEGFEVIDLGVDVPPEKFAEVIESREVKVVGLSALMTTTMIEQEKVIEELKRRGLREKVIIIAGGAPVTEEWVKKIGADVCGDDAFRALKKVKELLGVT; encoded by the coding sequence GTGTCTATCGAGGGTCTTAAGGGGAAGCTATATGGGGCAGTGATTGAGGGAGACCCTGAGAGAGCCTTAAGTTATGCTCAAGAACTTCTTACTTCAGGTCTTGACGTGCGGCAGATAGTTTCTGAGGTTCTAGCTCCTGCGATGAGGGCTGCTGGCGAGATGTATGAGAAGGGTGAGTACTTCATAGCTGACTTAATAGCTTCAGCAGAAGCATTTAAGCAAGTTTTTGACAACATACTCAAGCCTACGCTAGCCTCGAGTGCTGTGAGTAAGGGTGTCGTGGCAGTCTTCGGGACTGTAAGAGGAGACATACATGAGTTAGGTAAGAACATAGCTAAGGCTTTATTCGAAGCCGAAGGATTTGAAGTAATTGATTTAGGAGTTGACGTGCCTCCCGAGAAATTTGCTGAGGTGATTGAGTCTCGAGAAGTTAAGGTAGTCGGTCTCTCAGCCTTAATGACTACAACGATGATTGAGCAAGAAAAAGTTATTGAAGAACTTAAGCGTAGGGGCCTCAGAGAGAAAGTAATAATTATTGCTGGAGGAGCTCCAGTAACTGAAGAGTGGGTAAAGAAGATAGGCGCTGACGTATGCGGTGACGACGCGTTTAGAGCTCTCAAGAAAGTTAAGGAGTTGCTAGGTGTTACGTGA
- a CDS encoding trimethylamine methyltransferase family protein: protein MPRPTLIILSKEEALEIHDRALDLLSRVGVKFEDPEVAKTLLEAGATKSDGRILIPEEVVNEALKNTPKKIDLYDRDGKKVATLGDGALIFNPGSAAIRILDYGTTEPRTPTLEDLRNLVVVVENLDFIDAQSTALVPGDAPIEIRDAVRLYPILKYSRKPVITGAFTVENMPVMLEMLKVVREDAWRRPFTVFDACPSPPLSWSRVTSRNIVDLARAGVPAEIVSMPGLGATAPVTVAGATALHHAEVLSGIVLAQSVSRGAPVIYGGSPTLIHPRFGTTLIVAPESILVSLAYRDLAKLLGLPTHTYMGLSDSKLVDYQSGAEEAYSALIAALAGFDVISGPGMLEFESVQSLEKLVLDNEVCGLVKRIWRGFEISIDEIATEVIEETVLRKGGNFLLHPHTRRYLRRDVHIPSLWDSKPRSRWGGRSIYDEAHATVMKLLKEGTYNELSSDVMNELNKVYAELWVRAGSKPKYV from the coding sequence ATGCCTAGACCAACCCTAATTATATTAAGCAAGGAAGAAGCACTAGAAATACATGATAGAGCTCTAGACTTGCTGAGCAGAGTCGGTGTTAAGTTTGAAGATCCTGAAGTAGCTAAGACGTTGTTGGAGGCTGGAGCAACAAAAAGTGATGGCAGGATCCTGATACCTGAGGAGGTAGTTAATGAAGCACTCAAGAACACACCTAAGAAAATCGACCTCTACGATAGAGATGGGAAGAAAGTCGCTACGTTAGGCGATGGAGCCCTAATCTTTAACCCCGGCTCGGCAGCAATAAGAATACTTGATTACGGTACTACAGAACCAAGGACCCCCACGCTAGAAGACCTCAGAAACCTAGTCGTAGTTGTTGAGAACCTAGACTTCATAGACGCTCAAAGCACTGCTTTAGTTCCTGGTGACGCTCCAATAGAGATTAGAGATGCTGTCAGGCTCTACCCGATACTGAAGTACTCGAGAAAACCTGTAATTACGGGAGCTTTCACCGTAGAGAACATGCCTGTAATGCTTGAGATGCTTAAGGTAGTTAGAGAAGACGCTTGGAGGAGACCTTTCACAGTCTTTGACGCTTGCCCCTCACCACCCCTCTCCTGGAGTAGAGTGACCTCAAGGAACATAGTTGATTTAGCTAGAGCTGGAGTCCCTGCAGAAATCGTCTCAATGCCTGGGTTGGGAGCTACCGCGCCAGTTACTGTGGCAGGAGCTACTGCACTACACCATGCTGAAGTCTTGAGCGGCATTGTTTTAGCACAGTCAGTTTCTAGGGGCGCGCCAGTCATTTATGGTGGGTCGCCTACACTCATACATCCGAGGTTCGGCACTACGCTAATAGTAGCTCCAGAGTCTATTCTGGTGTCTCTAGCTTATAGAGACCTCGCGAAGCTCTTAGGACTCCCTACACATACTTACATGGGATTAAGCGATTCTAAGTTAGTTGATTATCAGTCAGGAGCTGAAGAAGCTTACTCAGCACTCATAGCTGCTCTCGCAGGCTTCGACGTGATTTCAGGTCCTGGCATGCTAGAATTCGAGAGTGTTCAGTCTTTAGAGAAGTTAGTACTAGATAATGAGGTGTGTGGTTTGGTGAAGAGAATTTGGAGAGGGTTCGAGATTAGTATAGACGAGATAGCTACTGAAGTTATTGAAGAGACTGTTTTGAGGAAGGGAGGTAACTTCCTCCTACATCCTCATACGAGGAGGTATCTTAGGAGAGACGTTCACATACCTTCTTTATGGGACTCGAAACCTAGGTCTAGGTGGGGCGGGAGAAGCATTTATGACGAAGCACATGCTACAGTCATGAAGCTACTTAAGGAAGGGACTTACAATGAGCTGAGCTCTGATGTAATGAACGAACTAAATAAGGTTTATGCTGAATTATGGGTGAGAGCCGGTTCTAAACCTAAGTATGTTTAA
- a CDS encoding methionine synthase: MRSSHVGSFPLEYSLQNVKRVLEDLAFLGVDVPSYPQLRGFVDIYVSPLVEAGVVSRAGNFMKVDPSVLSTQVIKNFQVPEAEFSIRLVREAGLVFSELRAPVTGVFTLASRLYLSTDSTDLSSTILASKELVEGFLSDYVSRFVRYLVSLGFGIVFLDEPLLGLMIGSRKNLFNYSDDEIIEILESVVAVAGEAEIGIHVCGRIHRRLLELLARTDKVRYLSFEFHDNPRNLEVLDKKILEEYDKIVSPGVVSSRIPVVEDYDEVLELLKKVYEKCGGRIDLVSADCGFAGLKGSLGDQEKEYKLSLSKIEKIVRVVKMFEKQNT, from the coding sequence ATGAGGAGTAGTCACGTCGGTAGTTTTCCGCTAGAGTATAGTCTTCAAAACGTGAAGAGAGTATTAGAAGACTTGGCTTTCCTAGGAGTTGACGTGCCGTCATATCCTCAATTAAGGGGGTTCGTAGACATTTACGTGAGTCCTTTAGTTGAGGCAGGTGTGGTGAGTCGTGCAGGAAACTTCATGAAAGTAGATCCTAGTGTGCTCAGTACACAGGTTATTAAGAATTTTCAAGTGCCTGAAGCAGAGTTCTCGATTCGCTTGGTGAGAGAAGCTGGGCTAGTGTTTAGTGAGTTAAGAGCTCCAGTAACAGGAGTTTTCACGCTGGCTTCTAGACTCTACTTAAGCACTGATTCTACGGACCTCTCTTCAACTATCTTAGCTAGTAAGGAGTTAGTTGAGGGTTTCCTCTCTGATTACGTGAGTAGGTTTGTGAGGTACTTGGTGTCACTAGGTTTCGGGATAGTATTCTTAGATGAGCCTCTCTTAGGACTCATGATTGGCTCAAGGAAAAACCTCTTTAACTACAGTGACGACGAGATTATAGAGATCTTAGAAAGCGTAGTGGCAGTCGCTGGGGAGGCTGAGATAGGGATTCATGTATGTGGCCGAATCCACAGACGACTCTTAGAACTTTTAGCTAGGACGGATAAAGTAAGGTACTTAAGCTTCGAGTTTCACGACAACCCTAGAAACCTTGAGGTTCTCGACAAGAAAATACTTGAAGAGTACGATAAGATTGTCTCACCAGGCGTCGTGAGTTCGAGGATTCCCGTAGTTGAAGATTACGATGAGGTTTTAGAGCTTCTTAAGAAGGTGTATGAGAAGTGTGGGGGGAGGATTGATTTAGTATCAGCTGACTGCGGGTTTGCTGGTCTGAAAGGGTCTCTAGGAGATCAGGAAAAAGAATATAAGTTATCCTTATCTAAAATCGAGAAGATCGTGAGAGTTGTTAAGATGTTTGAGAAGCAAAACACTTAA
- the ribC gene encoding riboflavin synthase, translated as MTVKVGVVDTTFARVDMGSIAEKTLKDLLPNVVVVRYTVPGIKDMPVAAKKLIEERECEGVITLGWVGPTLTDKLSYVVSSLALQLVQLTTNKHVIDVTVHEDEATSQEELAKIAVDRTVKHCKNLLTLITSGGEGLRRYAGKGLRQGREDVGPIE; from the coding sequence ATGACTGTGAAAGTAGGAGTAGTAGATACTACTTTCGCGAGAGTCGATATGGGGTCTATAGCTGAGAAGACCTTGAAAGACTTACTACCTAACGTAGTAGTAGTCAGGTATACAGTACCCGGGATTAAAGACATGCCAGTAGCCGCTAAGAAACTAATCGAGGAGAGAGAATGTGAGGGAGTCATAACTTTAGGGTGGGTAGGTCCAACACTAACCGATAAACTCTCTTACGTAGTATCTAGCTTAGCTCTTCAGTTAGTCCAGTTAACGACTAATAAACACGTAATAGACGTGACAGTACATGAAGATGAGGCAACGTCGCAAGAAGAGCTAGCTAAGATAGCTGTTGACAGGACAGTTAAGCACTGCAAGAATCTACTCACACTAATAACTTCGGGCGGGGAAGGACTAAGGAGATATGCTGGGAAAGGTTTGAGGCAAGGCAGAGAAGACGTGGGTCCGATAGAGTAA
- a CDS encoding aminopeptidase — MLSKLARLITEYCTSVKSGDEVLINSTHEAYALVRELWKEVVRRGGYPRWSINDEVLNEIFYRYSTEELLKYYSRIDEYIAENVDVRISILSSTHSKYLVSVDPERLKLRTQAMRKLSEIFMKRDSEGTLRWVVTAYPTRAMAQEAGMSPLEYEEFVFKSLKLHEDDPVSAWVNQASTQQKIVEVLSKVSELRIVSQDTDLLLRVDGRVWINDDGKNNMPGGEVFTGPHEDSVEGVIKFDFPAVWRGVEVKNVKLVFSRGAVVEADAELGSEFLKKMLETDEGAKRVGEVAFGLNYDITKYTKEILFDEKIGGTIHLALGASYIKTGGTNKSSIHWDLIKDMRKGKVFADGELIYENGRFLMEVLK; from the coding sequence GTGCTTAGTAAGCTCGCCAGACTAATCACAGAATACTGCACTAGCGTTAAGTCAGGAGATGAGGTATTGATAAACTCGACTCACGAGGCGTACGCGCTCGTACGTGAGTTGTGGAAAGAAGTAGTTAGGAGAGGTGGATACCCTAGATGGAGTATTAACGATGAAGTGTTAAACGAGATATTCTATAGATACTCTACCGAGGAATTACTGAAGTATTATTCTAGGATTGATGAGTATATTGCTGAGAACGTGGACGTTAGGATATCAATACTCTCGTCAACGCATTCTAAGTATTTAGTCAGTGTAGATCCAGAGAGACTTAAGTTGAGAACTCAAGCTATGCGTAAGTTGAGCGAAATATTCATGAAGCGAGACTCTGAAGGTACGTTGAGGTGGGTTGTCACGGCGTATCCTACTAGAGCTATGGCTCAGGAAGCCGGCATGTCTCCTCTAGAGTACGAGGAATTCGTTTTCAAGTCACTGAAGCTACATGAGGATGACCCCGTCAGTGCTTGGGTTAATCAGGCGAGTACTCAGCAGAAGATAGTGGAGGTTCTCAGCAAAGTCTCTGAGCTAAGGATAGTAAGCCAGGACACAGACTTACTACTCAGAGTTGATGGTAGGGTCTGGATCAACGATGACGGGAAGAACAACATGCCTGGCGGGGAGGTCTTCACAGGACCTCATGAAGACTCGGTAGAGGGAGTCATAAAATTTGACTTCCCGGCAGTGTGGAGAGGTGTTGAAGTAAAGAACGTTAAGCTAGTTTTCAGCAGGGGCGCGGTAGTAGAGGCTGACGCTGAGTTAGGTAGTGAGTTTCTTAAGAAGATGCTTGAGACTGACGAGGGAGCTAAGAGAGTTGGTGAAGTAGCTTTCGGACTCAATTATGACATAACGAAATACACTAAGGAAATCTTGTTTGACGAGAAGATAGGAGGGACTATACACCTAGCTCTAGGAGCCTCATATATTAAGACTGGCGGAACTAACAAGTCTTCAATTCACTGGGACTTAATAAAAGACATGAGGAAGGGGAAAGTCTTCGCAGACGGTGAACTCATTTACGAGAACGGTAGATTCTTGATGGAGGTACTTAAATGA
- a CDS encoding Glu/Leu/Phe/Val dehydrogenase, producing MSYLEWMLRVLKNSVELAGLPQEVYDYLSKPDRVLMVKIPVRMDDGRLVVFEGYRVQHNNALGPYKGGIRYHPEVTLDTDIALALGMTLKNSLAGIPYGGGKGAVKCDPKKMSMRELEQLSRGYARAIAPIIGPEIDIPAPDVNTNPQIMAWMVDEYSKLKGYNVPGVFTAKPPELWGNPVRIYSTGFGTVIAAKAAADKWLGGFEGKIVSIHGFGNVAQYAAYWAVKYGAKVVAVSDTSGTVYDPNGLDVELAMKVKNETGKVINYPRGEKISDPDASLYVDADILMPSAIENVITEANANKVKAKLIVEGANGPTTPEAEKILYSRKDFIAAVPDILANAGGVIMSYLEWVENLQWYFWDEEETRTRLAAIMEKNFKRAADRWEKLKDERKDRIVTMRDAAFVLAVERVYKAMKLRGWL from the coding sequence ATGTCGTATCTAGAGTGGATGTTAAGAGTTTTAAAGAATTCTGTTGAATTAGCTGGGTTGCCTCAGGAAGTCTATGACTATTTAAGCAAGCCTGATAGGGTATTAATGGTCAAAATACCTGTTAGAATGGATGACGGAAGACTAGTAGTCTTTGAGGGCTATAGAGTCCAGCATAACAACGCTTTAGGTCCTTATAAGGGCGGTATCAGGTACCACCCAGAAGTCACTCTAGACACTGACATAGCGCTGGCTTTAGGCATGACTCTGAAGAACTCCTTAGCAGGAATACCGTATGGTGGAGGAAAAGGCGCTGTCAAGTGTGACCCCAAGAAGATGAGTATGAGAGAGCTAGAACAGTTGAGCAGGGGCTATGCCAGAGCTATAGCCCCTATAATAGGTCCTGAGATTGACATACCAGCACCAGACGTCAACACCAACCCACAGATAATGGCTTGGATGGTTGACGAGTACAGTAAACTGAAAGGCTATAACGTGCCGGGAGTTTTCACTGCTAAGCCGCCAGAGCTGTGGGGTAATCCAGTAAGAATATACTCGACAGGCTTCGGCACCGTGATAGCTGCTAAAGCAGCCGCGGATAAGTGGTTAGGAGGCTTTGAGGGCAAGATAGTATCGATCCACGGATTCGGTAACGTAGCTCAGTACGCGGCTTATTGGGCAGTCAAATATGGCGCTAAAGTAGTTGCCGTGAGCGACACTTCAGGAACTGTATACGACCCTAACGGCTTAGACGTTGAGCTAGCTATGAAGGTCAAGAACGAGACAGGTAAAGTAATTAACTATCCTAGAGGAGAGAAAATTAGCGACCCTGACGCGTCTCTCTACGTAGACGCTGACATACTAATGCCTTCAGCAATCGAGAACGTAATAACTGAAGCAAACGCCAACAAAGTGAAAGCTAAGTTGATTGTTGAGGGCGCTAACGGGCCTACGACTCCTGAAGCAGAGAAGATACTCTACAGCAGGAAAGACTTCATAGCTGCAGTACCTGATATCTTAGCTAATGCTGGCGGAGTTATAATGTCTTACCTAGAGTGGGTTGAGAACCTTCAGTGGTATTTCTGGGACGAGGAAGAGACTAGGACTAGACTAGCAGCGATAATGGAGAAGAACTTTAAGAGAGCTGCCGACAGGTGGGAGAAATTAAAAGACGAGAGGAAAGACAGGATAGTAACGATGCGTGACGCCGCGTTCGTCTTAGCTGTTGAGAGAGTCTATAAAGCAATGAAGTTGCGTGGCTGGCTATAA
- a CDS encoding M50 family metallopeptidase has protein sequence MSNSYAYLLGLILVEALLFTLVKTRKSLRDKLEKRRVDVGFLTILVDIGTASKLRRVIPPSSRPLRNAIFVAGVLNMALMIVYLYLTLINAVEGLFRAVSAGEAPVSPFIPVIPGITISLEALIPLILSIGIAMVVHELMHALVALLEKVEIESWGIGLFVIFPVAYVKLSESSFNEAPRKSKASILSAGILGNSLIALLALGLVSLFSAQVSLVPVIIELDRSNPELPALQANISTPSIILEVNGSKIKNLEEFTSLLKKLINESVVLVLKTQRCVREGYRIVEVGVAETYVIRKPAGSKLGVYLSELVAPDTPAYLIEALFYINWVLIVNLSLAIINAAPIFISDGGRIVTEILSKHSKRLNYVIQGVTSATLAILLVIGLINYI, from the coding sequence ATGAGTAACTCATATGCTTACTTGCTGGGACTGATCTTAGTTGAGGCGCTCTTATTCACGCTAGTTAAGACTCGGAAGAGCTTGCGTGACAAGCTAGAGAAACGCAGAGTTGATGTCGGCTTCTTAACAATCTTAGTAGATATAGGTACTGCGTCAAAACTGCGTAGGGTAATACCCCCCAGTAGTAGACCCTTGAGAAACGCCATTTTCGTTGCGGGAGTCTTAAACATGGCTTTAATGATAGTTTACCTGTACTTAACACTGATTAACGCCGTTGAAGGGTTGTTCAGGGCTGTCTCAGCTGGTGAAGCCCCTGTATCGCCGTTTATCCCAGTAATTCCTGGCATCACTATAAGTCTAGAGGCACTCATCCCCCTAATCTTGTCGATAGGTATAGCTATGGTTGTTCACGAGCTCATGCACGCTCTAGTAGCTCTATTAGAGAAAGTAGAGATTGAGTCGTGGGGTATTGGATTATTTGTTATTTTTCCCGTAGCATACGTTAAGCTGTCTGAGAGCTCGTTTAATGAGGCGCCTAGGAAGTCTAAAGCATCAATACTTAGTGCGGGCATATTAGGTAACTCACTCATTGCGTTGCTTGCTCTAGGACTCGTAAGTTTGTTTTCGGCTCAAGTAAGCTTGGTTCCAGTAATAATAGAATTAGATAGGAGTAATCCTGAACTGCCAGCACTTCAAGCCAACATCTCCACACCATCTATAATACTTGAGGTAAACGGCTCTAAGATAAAGAACTTAGAAGAGTTTACTTCTCTCTTGAAGAAGCTGATTAATGAGAGCGTAGTTCTTGTCCTAAAAACACAGAGATGTGTTAGAGAAGGCTACAGGATCGTGGAGGTTGGTGTTGCGGAGACTTACGTCATACGCAAGCCTGCTGGATCTAAACTAGGTGTATACTTGAGTGAGTTAGTAGCGCCCGACACGCCAGCATACCTTATTGAAGCCCTCTTCTACATTAACTGGGTCTTAATAGTTAACCTCTCCCTAGCAATAATCAACGCAGCACCGATTTTCATAAGTGACGGAGGGAGAATAGTAACAGAAATCTTAAGCAAGCACAGTAAGAGACTCAATTATGTTATTCAGGGAGTGACATCAGCCACTCTAGCGATATTATTAGTAATAGGGCTCATTAACTACATATAG
- a CDS encoding restriction endonuclease — protein sequence MGGQQPLAWIALMRQILSSESKCINRELITKHVEVLDLISLEGTYAGVAGELCFKSLLPLALKALEGGADLYEVSSLLNWKDFEELVSEYLRLSGYESIRNLRTKLRKYEYDVVAVDPVSRAGLIIDCKHWSPGYSKKGKLKYVAGEHKQKCLYLVKQCQQIKNEFRLISKAKWFVPVIVTLTEVLRGNLEGVLVVPIRTFRDFLVNLEFYTDLMKTREYSLKIVNECYTV from the coding sequence ATGGGTGGCCAGCAACCGCTTGCTTGGATCGCGCTCATGCGTCAAATACTTAGTAGTGAGAGTAAATGTATTAACCGTGAGTTAATTACTAAGCACGTTGAGGTGCTAGACTTAATTAGTCTTGAAGGGACTTACGCGGGTGTAGCCGGGGAGTTGTGCTTTAAGTCTTTACTGCCCTTAGCTCTTAAGGCTCTTGAGGGGGGAGCTGACTTATACGAAGTCTCAAGCCTCCTGAACTGGAAAGACTTTGAAGAACTTGTTTCAGAATACCTGAGACTCTCAGGCTACGAAAGTATACGAAACTTAAGGACTAAGCTAAGGAAGTACGAGTATGATGTCGTGGCGGTAGACCCGGTGTCGCGAGCTGGGTTAATTATTGACTGCAAGCACTGGTCTCCCGGATACAGCAAGAAAGGAAAACTCAAGTACGTAGCTGGTGAACACAAGCAAAAATGTTTGTACCTAGTTAAGCAGTGCCAGCAAATAAAAAACGAGTTCAGGTTAATTAGTAAAGCTAAGTGGTTTGTTCCAGTCATAGTTACACTCACGGAAGTCTTAAGAGGTAACTTAGAAGGGGTTTTAGTAGTCCCTATAAGGACTTTCAGAGACTTCCTAGTTAACCTAGAATTCTACACGGACTTGATGAAGACGAGAGAATACTCGCTAAAGATAGTTAACGAATGTTACACTGTGTGA